DNA from Cyanobacteria bacterium FACHB-DQ100:
TCGGGTGAAAAAATGGACTGGGAAGTGGGTTGAATTGACCGGATAGAAACGGGCTGCGATGACACAATTTCAGGTTTTGTTTGACGCATAGATTGCCGCATAACACGCTCCTAAATAAACGATCGATCATTGATAAGCTAGTTCAATATATCAAGTCAAACAGAGTAGATTTCACGCCGCTTCCTCTGAAGTTGGGCGTAAGAGATTAGGGGACGATCACAGGCGTTTCAACCTGCGAGTAGTTATCAGATTCAAGTGTAGAGTCTGTTTCTAAAACTTCTTCTAGAACTTGAATCGCTCCATCAATTCGCAAGAGTGTTTCTCGGAGATTCACCTGTTTTGCTTCTAAGTCCACCAGCATTTTTTGTCCAGTTTCATATTCATTTCTGAGCTGTTGTAAGCGTTGTTCCATTTTTTCTCTCATGATGCACATCCCTTAGATCTTGATGATGAAGCAGAGCGCATAATACGGGGGTCTATTTTCGTGGGCTTGGTTGCCTCCAGCATAATTTGTCTGGACTTGATAGTTTGCAAGGACATTCACCTGTTGATCAGACTTTGCCATGCTGTGACTGGTCACACTTCCGAATCCTCCCCCTCCACTATCAAAATCTAATGAGTGATTGTGGCTTGGAATCTGATTGATATTCAAAGTCACGGTATCTTCTCCGCCCGTATTGCCCAATGCATAATTTCGACCTGCTCCGACAATGAACCGATCTTGCAAATCTGGGGTTCTGCTCTGACCATTATTGTAGGCTTGACCATTGCACAGTAACCATCCTGCTGGAACTGCATTTGCGGCTCCTGACCACATGACGATCATGCCCGTTACAATCATGTTTTCAGCAAAGATTCTTACGTAGGCATCTGAGTTGAGATCGCCGTGTTTGAAATGAATTCCATTACTTTGGGCTTCAATCCGATGCCAAAAGCGTCCTCCATGGTGGAATCGAAGCGAGGGAAAGACTTCTGGAACCGTCACACTCGGATCTTCTTGGAATAGCTCCAGAAATAAGTGTTTTCCGCCCGTGGTTTCGGTACGGCTGCGGATTAGACGTAAATGTTCAGTCGTTGCAGCAACTGTCAACCTCGCAGTCGATGCCCCGGTTCCAATTCCGACTGTTCCGCCATTGTGCGCGATCGCGA
Protein-coding regions in this window:
- a CDS encoding tail fiber protein, whose product is MDDTGEKPRFEVYATASTNTANWTQRLALDCSTGNFAIAHNGGTVGIGTGASTARLTVAATTEHLRLIRSRTETTGGKHLFLELFQEDPSVTVPEVFPSLRFHHGGRFWHRIEAQSNGIHFKHGDLNSDAYVRIFAENMIVTGMIVMWSGAANAVPAGWLLCNGQAYNNGQSRTPDLQDRFIVGAGRNYALGNTGGEDTVTLNINQIPSHNHSLDFDSGGGGFGSVTSHSMAKSDQQVNVLANYQVQTNYAGGNQAHENRPPYYALCFIIKI